The window ACGACGAGGTCTACAACTTCGCTTGGCTGAACTACGCCCTGCTGGCGCTGTCCGTCTCCTTCTAGGAAGCCGCCGGGCGACGGCGTCGCGCGCACGCCGGGCGCTAAGGCGCCTCGCTCTCTGCCTCCCCAAGCATGGAGCGCATGCGTCTCCGAAGGCCGGACGTGATCCTGTCCCTGGCAGCGTCGCCCTCCCCCTCGCTCTCGAGTTCCTCGGGACGCACGATCTTGCCGAAGGTGACCCGCACGGGGTGCGCGCCGGGAAGCGTCTGACCGGGTGGCCAGGCCTCGTACGTCCCCCGGATGATGACCGGCACCACCGGGACCGGGTGTGTATCGAGGAGCATGCCGATGCCCCGTTTGAACTCCTTGAGGCGGCCGGCCCGCGAGCGGCCTCCCTCGGGGAACCAGACCAGGGCGTGTCCCCTGCCGAGGACCGCAGCCCCGAGCGCAAGGCTGGAGACGGCGGCCCTGTAGGGGTCTATCGGCACGGTCTTGGCGAGACGGCTTACGTATCGCTTGACCGGGTTGCTGAACCCCGCCTGAACCCAGGCGCTCCAGTAGACGTCCCTGAGTCGGTCGGCGCCCATCGCCGCTCCCAGCACGAACGGGTCGAGGAAACTCACGTGGTTCGGCGTGATGAGGTACGGCGGCTCGTCGGGCAGGTTCTCGAGTCCCTCGACCTCCAGGCGGTAGACCAGACGACTGACGCCCCGGACGAAGCCGACGAGCCCGCGGGCCATCGCCGCCTCGAACCGGTCGTGGCGCTCGAGCGAGGCAAGCTGGGCTTCGTTCAGGAGCTCTTCCGGCTCCTCGAATGGGTCTCTGCCCTCCTCGCCGATCTCGCCCTCCGCCCGTTCTTGGACGGTCTCCAGGAGGTCCCTGATCGTCTCGACCCGGGAGATCGTGTCCTCCCCGATCACGACGCCCGCTCGCTGTGAGAGCTCCATCGTCAGACTGAGCCATTCCAGCGAGTCGATGCCCAGGTCGTGCCGGGGACTGGTATCGGGCGTGATCGGGACGTCACGGTAGGACTCCGCGAACCAGTCCCACACCTCGCGCGCGGCCTCGTTCTCGAGAAGCCGCCGGTCGTCGTCGCCCATCTCCTCGAGCGGAAGCGGCCCCGCTGCCGTCTCCTCCCCGGACGCCGCCTCGTCGTAGCGGCCCGGCAGGAGATGCCTGCGGAGCTTCCCCAGCCGCGTGCGCTCGAGCGAGCGCCGGGTAACGGCGTACTCGTTGATGCGCTTGTAGGAGGGAAGCTCCCGCGAGACCCGGTCGACCGCGCGTCGGACGGCCTCCTCCGGGGTCTCGTCCTCTGCGATACCGGCCAGCGCGGGCACGACGACGCCGAAGAGCCGTCCATCGCGCTCGAAGACGCCCAGTTCACTGACTGCGTCGCTCGCAGCGTACGCGTCCTCGACCTCCTCGGGCCAGACGTTCTCCCCTCCCTCGGTCACGATGAGGTTTGAGACACGCCCCGAGAGGAAGAGGTACCCTTCGCCGTCGAACCGCCCGAGATCTCCCGTGCGAAACCAGCCGTCCGAGGTGAACGACGAGTCCGTCTCCTCCTCGTCGTCGAGATATCCGGCGAAGACGTTCGGCCCTCTGGCCAGTACCTCCCCGAGTCCGTTCCCGGCTCCCTCGGCCTCCTCGTCGAGCTCGAGCTCGACGCGGTCGATGGCGCGGCCGACGCTGCCGATCCGGGCCCGGCCCGGCGGGTTGAGCGTCAGGATCGGCGAGGTCTCGGTCAGCCCGTACCCGATGGCGACCCGCCACCCCATCGCCTCGAGCCTCCACGCGATCTCCGGCCGGAGCGGCGCCCCGCCGGACGCCACGACGTCGAGCCCGCGTCCGAACTCCGCGTGGATCGGACCGAGAAGCGTCTTCCCCATTCGAAGCCCGAGCGCACGCCGTGTAGCGTACGAGAGCCCGAAGGCGCCTCGGAACCAAGCCGTCGCGAGCATCCCGCGCGACGACACCCGCGCTTCGATGCCGTCGAGAAGCGCTTCGTAGAGCCGCGGCACGCCGATGACGACGGTGACCTCGCCGTCACGGAGCGCGCGGACAAGGTCGGGACCCGTCAGGGAGTTCGGCAGCAGTATCGGCATGCCCAACGCCAGAGGAAGCAGCACCGAGACAACGAAGGGGTAGACGTGGTGGAGCGGAAGCGGCAGGAGCATTCTGTCGTCCGGACCGACGAGCTCGGACGCGACGAGCGTGTCGATCTGATGCGTGATGTTCGCGTGCGTCAGTGGAACGCCCTTGACCGTACCGGTCGTCCCCGACGTGAAGAAAAGGGCCGCCTCGTCCGACGGCTCGGCCTTGACGGGTTCGGCGTCCGCCCCGACGATGCCGTCGAGGCCTGGGTCTTCGTCCAGAACCACGAGCTCGAGGCTCGAAACGGCCTCCCTGAGCGTCGAGGCGCGCTCCGCCGTCGTGAACACGAGTCCGACCCCAGCCGCCTCCAGACCGCGCACGAGAGGTGAACCAGTCAGCTGGACGTCGACCGGGACGATCGAGGCACCGCTCCCGATCACGCCGAGTACCGAGACGATGGCCTCGAAGGAGGGCTCCGAGGAGACCGCCACGCGGTCGCCGCGACCCAGTCCTCGTGTTGCGAGGCCCGCGGCCACCCGTGCGGCAGCTCTGCCGAGCTCCGCGTACGTGAAGGTACGGACCTCGTCGCCACCGAACGCCACGACGGCCTGCGCGTCTCCGCGCCGCTCCAGGCCGGCGACGAGTTCACGGAGCGTCTCCATCGCAAACCTCCTTCGGACTACGGACCCAGGAACGCGATCGCGACGGGCGGCACCTCGACCCGTTCGTCGTGGATCTCCACGTCCGGATCGGACGTCAGGAGCAGGCGCCGGGGACGGTCCGCCGCGAGAGGGACCGTCTGCGGTGTCTCTCCGAAGTTCACGATGACCGACACCGTCCCCCGCTCCACGACGAACCACTGCTTCGTGTCCACGAAACGCGTCGCGACGTCGCCCATTCTGCCGTCGGACAGGTCGTCGCTGCTCTTTCTCAACCGGATAAGCTCGCGGTACCACTCGAGCATGGAGCGGTGGGGCTCCTTGTCCACCTCGTCCCACGCGAGCCTCGAGCGGCGGAAGGTCTCCTCGTCCTGCGGATCGGGCACGTCGTCGGGGTCCCATCCGAACGACGCGAACTCCTCCCGCCGTCCCTTTCTGACGCGCTCTGCCGTCCTCTCGTCCCGGTAGCTCGTGAAGTACTGGAACGGAGAGCTCGCGGACCACTCCTCCCCCTGGAAGACGAGCGGCACGAACGGAGAGGCGAACAGAAGCCCGGCCCCGACCTTCTGGCGACGCTCCCCGGCAATGTGCGCTATGCGCTCTCCACGCGCGCGGTTGCCGATCTGGTCGTGGTTCTGAAGGAACGCGACGAACCGGTGTCCGCTGATGCCGGCCGGCCTGCGGCCGAAGCTCCGCCTTCTGTACCGGGAGAAGCGGTTGTCGTAGATGAACGACTGACGGAAGGACCTGGCGAGGTCGTCGAGTCCCTCGTAGTCCACGTAGTAGCCGTCACGCTCTCCTGTCAGGAGGACGTGCAGGATGTGATGGAAATCGCCGCTCCACTGAGCGTCGACTCCGTATCCGCCGGTCTCTCTCGGCTGAACGAGCCGCGGGTCATTGAGGTCGCTCTCGCCGATGACGAAGTGGTGGCGTCCCTCCCGGGCCGAGAGCGTCTCGACCTCGCTCGCAAGCTGCTCCATGATGTGCACGGCGGAGGTGTCGACCAGCGCATGCACCCCGTCGACGCGGAGCCCGTCGATGTGATAGTCCCGGAGCCACGCGAGCGCGCTGTCCACGATGAAACGCCTGACCTCGTCGCTCCACGGCTCGACCAGGTTCACGGCCGGGCCCCACGGTGTGGAGTAATCCCTCGAGAAGTACGGCCCGAACTCGCCCAGGTAGTTCCCTTCCGGGCCGAAGTGGTTGTAGACGACGTCGAGAATGACGCCGAGACCGCGCTCGTGGCAGGCGTCGACGAGCCGTTTGAGCGCCTCCGGGCCGCCGTACGCATGGTGCGGCGCGTAGACGTCGACCCCGTCGTAGCCCCACCCTCTCGGTCCGGCGAACTCGTTCACCGGCATTATGTCGATGTGCGTGACCCCGAGGTCGACGAGGTGGTCGAGCCGGCCGATGGTCGAATCGAAGGTCCCCTCTTCCGTGAACGTCCCGACATGGAGCTCGTAGATGATCGCCGACGCGAGAGGCCTCGACTGCCAGTCTCTGTCGGTCCACGGGAAGCCGTCGTGATCGACCACTCTGGACGGACCGTGCACACCATCAGGCTGCCACGGGGATCGCGGGTCCGGGCGCGGCTCGCCGCCGTCGACCCGGAAGACGTAGTCGGTGCCCGGAGCGGCGTCCGCAGTGGCTCGCCACCACCCGCGTCCCGACGGCGACATCGGAACCCACCGACCTCCGATCCCGAGCTCCACCTTCCCCGCGAACGGCACCCACACAGTGAACGTCCTCACTGGTCACACCTCCGTAACGTGAGCAGAGCGACGGGGAAGTCAGCCAGCAGGTCCTCGACACGAACCGTCCCTTCGAAAGCGGCGCCGGTGAAGACGTCCTCGTAGCGGCCGGGGGGCAGCGCGACCGTCGTCCCCCGCCAGTCGCCCGAGAACCCCGCGAGATGCCTGGGGACGACCGTCACGACCGAAGCTGCCGGCGCGGCGCCGTCCCCCATCCGCGACCGCCTCTCGAAGGCGACAACGTGCCTCGCCTTCGGACCGCCGACCGCGAGGGCGATGTGCTCCGAGCCCGGCCCGAACGCGGACGGACAATCGCGCCGCGCCGTGAGCGCCGCCCTGACGGCCCGCGCCTTCGAGACGCCGGGGGCGTCGCGGGCGAGAGCGCGCAACCACTCCGATGTACCTCTCTCCGCTCCCGCGTCGTTCGGCTCTGGATAGCCGGCCCGTTCGACAGCGCGGCGGACGGGGACGAAGTCGACCGGTCGCCGGTTGTCCGGGTCGACCAGCGCCCGGTACCAGACCTCGTCGCCGCGGTAGATCTGAGGGGGCCCCGCCGCCGTCATCTGAACAAGCGTCCGCGAGACCGACGCAGCCTTCGAGACGGCGTCGAGCGGGAGAAGGAAACGCTCCAGCTCCTCGATGAACGCGCCGTCGCCGAGGATGCCCTCGACGAAGCGGTCGAGCGCGCGGTCGTAATCATCGTCCCGCCTCGTCCAGGCGGTCTTCCGCTTGGCCTCGTGCGCGGCCTTCTGCGCGAACGCCCTGAGCCTCTCGACATCGACGGGCCACGCGCCGACGAGCGTCTGGTAGATGAGATACTCGTCGTTCCGGTCCGGCATCCCGTCGGTCCTGTGAGGCTCGTTGCGACGCGACCATCGCCGGACCGACTCGCCCCACGCTGTCGGGACCCCCGCGAGGAGCGCGATCCTCGCCCTGACGTCGGCGCTCCGCTTCGTATCGTGCGTGGTCACGACGGAGAGGGTGTGCGGCCGCGCTGCTACCAGGTCGCTACACCACGCGTGAAATGCATCCGTCGACTCCGAGAAGCGGCCCGGGTCGCCTCCCACCTCGTTGAGACAGGTCAGACGGTTGTAGCAGTAGAAGGCGGTGTCCTCGACGCCCTTGGCCATCACCGGTCCGGTGAGCTGCTGGAAGCGGGCCACGGCGTCCCGGTCGTTCGGGTCCCGGTAGCGCAGCAGAAAGAGGTCGCGGAGAAAGACCCAGACGTCTCGAGGCAATCCCGGACGAAGCTGTGCGGCGCGTCCGAGGGCATCATCGAGGACGGCGGCATCCTCTCGCGTGGCCGTGCCCTCGTCCGGACGGACGTACGCCCGGTAGACGGGAAACGACGCGACGAGCGCCCGAAGCGCCTCCGAGAGGAACGACGCGTTCGCCGGACCGCCGTGAGCATCGGCCGCCGTGACGACCATGTCCGTCAGCCTGCCGAGCTCCGACGCGAAGAGCCTGTCGAGCACGAGGAGCTTCTTCTCGAGCTCGAGCTCAGGATACGCGCCCGCTGAGCCCGTGAACTCCTCGTAGAGCCGCGAGAGGTCCGCCTCTCCCTCCTCATCGACGAAGAGGCGCTCGATATGCGTCAGGACGTCGTAGCCGGTGGTTCCCTCCACCGGCCAGTCGGCGCGGAGTCGTTCGTCTCCGGTGAGCACCTTCTCCACGACGATCCACGCATCCGGAGCGCGTGCCCGAAGGCGCTCGAAGTACCCGACCGGATCCCTGAGTCCGTCGACGTGGTCGATGCGCAGTCCGTCGATGAGTCCCTCGTCAAGGAGTTCGAACACGAGGCCGTGGAGGGCCTCGAAGACGTCCGCCTCCTCGACGCGCATGCCGACGAGGCCGGACACGTTCGCGAAGCGGCGGTAGTTGAGGTCGACCACGCCCCTCCGCCAGTCGGCCAGGACGTAGTGCTGCCGTGACAGGAGCTCCATCATCGCGCTCCGCTCCCGCGCCCCGGCCCCGGGTTCGATCCCGCCGGGAGCGGTCCCCTCGGCTACCGGAAACCGGAACGAGCCCGAGACGACGACGGGGCCGTCACCCGCGTCCTCGAGCAGCACCTCGCCACGCTCGAGGGCTCGGTCGAGGGGCCGCCCGAGGAACGGCAGAAGCACCTTCCCGTCGAGGTCGGTCTGCGGAGGATGCCAGTCGATGTCGAAGTAGTGCGCGTACGGGCTCTCCTCACCACGTTCGAGGACGCTCCACCACCACGGGTTCTCGTGCCATGCCGCCATATGGTTCGGGACGATGTCGAGAAGCACGCGGAGTCCGCTTCCCCGAAGCTCTCTGCAGAGCGCCTCGAAGCCGCTCCGGCCCCCGAGCT is drawn from Candidatus Effluviviaceae Genus V sp. and contains these coding sequences:
- the treZ gene encoding malto-oligosyltrehalose trehalohydrolase; translated protein: MRTFTVWVPFAGKVELGIGGRWVPMSPSGRGWWRATADAAPGTDYVFRVDGGEPRPDPRSPWQPDGVHGPSRVVDHDGFPWTDRDWQSRPLASAIIYELHVGTFTEEGTFDSTIGRLDHLVDLGVTHIDIMPVNEFAGPRGWGYDGVDVYAPHHAYGGPEALKRLVDACHERGLGVILDVVYNHFGPEGNYLGEFGPYFSRDYSTPWGPAVNLVEPWSDEVRRFIVDSALAWLRDYHIDGLRVDGVHALVDTSAVHIMEQLASEVETLSAREGRHHFVIGESDLNDPRLVQPRETGGYGVDAQWSGDFHHILHVLLTGERDGYYVDYEGLDDLARSFRQSFIYDNRFSRYRRRSFGRRPAGISGHRFVAFLQNHDQIGNRARGERIAHIAGERRQKVGAGLLFASPFVPLVFQGEEWSASSPFQYFTSYRDERTAERVRKGRREEFASFGWDPDDVPDPQDEETFRRSRLAWDEVDKEPHRSMLEWYRELIRLRKSSDDLSDGRMGDVATRFVDTKQWFVVERGTVSVIVNFGETPQTVPLAADRPRRLLLTSDPDVEIHDERVEVPPVAIAFLGP
- a CDS encoding AMP-binding protein, with amino-acid sequence METLRELVAGLERRGDAQAVVAFGGDEVRTFTYAELGRAAARVAAGLATRGLGRGDRVAVSSEPSFEAIVSVLGVIGSGASIVPVDVQLTGSPLVRGLEAAGVGLVFTTAERASTLREAVSSLELVVLDEDPGLDGIVGADAEPVKAEPSDEAALFFTSGTTGTVKGVPLTHANITHQIDTLVASELVGPDDRMLLPLPLHHVYPFVVSVLLPLALGMPILLPNSLTGPDLVRALRDGEVTVVIGVPRLYEALLDGIEARVSSRGMLATAWFRGAFGLSYATRRALGLRMGKTLLGPIHAEFGRGLDVVASGGAPLRPEIAWRLEAMGWRVAIGYGLTETSPILTLNPPGRARIGSVGRAIDRVELELDEEAEGAGNGLGEVLARGPNVFAGYLDDEEETDSSFTSDGWFRTGDLGRFDGEGYLFLSGRVSNLIVTEGGENVWPEEVEDAYAASDAVSELGVFERDGRLFGVVVPALAGIAEDETPEEAVRRAVDRVSRELPSYKRINEYAVTRRSLERTRLGKLRRHLLPGRYDEAASGEETAAGPLPLEEMGDDDRRLLENEAAREVWDWFAESYRDVPITPDTSPRHDLGIDSLEWLSLTMELSQRAGVVIGEDTISRVETIRDLLETVQERAEGEIGEEGRDPFEEPEELLNEAQLASLERHDRFEAAMARGLVGFVRGVSRLVYRLEVEGLENLPDEPPYLITPNHVSFLDPFVLGAAMGADRLRDVYWSAWVQAGFSNPVKRYVSRLAKTVPIDPYRAAVSSLALGAAVLGRGHALVWFPEGGRSRAGRLKEFKRGIGMLLDTHPVPVVPVIIRGTYEAWPPGQTLPGAHPVRVTFGKIVRPEELESEGEGDAARDRITSGLRRRMRSMLGEAESEAP
- the treY gene encoding malto-oligosyltrehalose synthase, giving the protein MSERRATYRLQLTPSFTFSDAAGLADHISRLGVSHVHCSPIFEARSGSPHGYDVVDPTRVRAELGGRSGFEALCRELRGSGLRVLLDIVPNHMAAWHENPWWWSVLERGEESPYAHYFDIDWHPPQTDLDGKVLLPFLGRPLDRALERGEVLLEDAGDGPVVVSGSFRFPVAEGTAPGGIEPGAGARERSAMMELLSRQHYVLADWRRGVVDLNYRRFANVSGLVGMRVEEADVFEALHGLVFELLDEGLIDGLRIDHVDGLRDPVGYFERLRARAPDAWIVVEKVLTGDERLRADWPVEGTTGYDVLTHIERLFVDEEGEADLSRLYEEFTGSAGAYPELELEKKLLVLDRLFASELGRLTDMVVTAADAHGGPANASFLSEALRALVASFPVYRAYVRPDEGTATREDAAVLDDALGRAAQLRPGLPRDVWVFLRDLFLLRYRDPNDRDAVARFQQLTGPVMAKGVEDTAFYCYNRLTCLNEVGGDPGRFSESTDAFHAWCSDLVAARPHTLSVVTTHDTKRSADVRARIALLAGVPTAWGESVRRWSRRNEPHRTDGMPDRNDEYLIYQTLVGAWPVDVERLRAFAQKAAHEAKRKTAWTRRDDDYDRALDRFVEGILGDGAFIEELERFLLPLDAVSKAASVSRTLVQMTAAGPPQIYRGDEVWYRALVDPDNRRPVDFVPVRRAVERAGYPEPNDAGAERGTSEWLRALARDAPGVSKARAVRAALTARRDCPSAFGPGSEHIALAVGGPKARHVVAFERRSRMGDGAAPAASVVTVVPRHLAGFSGDWRGTTVALPPGRYEDVFTGAAFEGTVRVEDLLADFPVALLTLRRCDQ